The DNA window CGACGAAGGCGTTTCCGTGATCGATGCGCGGCTGCGTGGTCGGCGGTCCCTGCCCATCGACGCCGACGTCGTCGAGGTGGAGCGGCGGCTGTACCGCGACGGCACGAGCCAGTACCTCATCAACGGCCGGAGGGCGCGGCTGCGCGACATCCGCGAGCTTTTTCTCGACACGGGCGTGGGCGCGGATGCGTACTCGATCATCGAGCAGGGGAAGGTCGATGCCATGCTGCTCGCCTCGCCGCAGGAGCGGCGCACGGTGTTCGAGGAAGCAGCGGGGATCGCGCGGTACAAGCAGCGGCGCGTCGAGTCCGAGCGTCGGCTGGAGCGCTCGCAGGCGAACCTTTCGCTGACGCGTGAGCAGCTCGAATCGACGGAGCGCCGGCTGCGCATCGTGCGCGGCCAGGCCGCCAAGGCGCGCCGCTTCCGGGAACTGGACGACGAACTGCGGGCGTTGCGCGCTGCGGTCGCGTTCGACCAGTACGACGACCTGCGTCAGCGTCTCGACGGGCTGACCTCTCGGCTGACGGACCTGGAAGGCAAGCGCGAGGAAGCCATCGAGAAGGTGCGCCACTACGAGGCGGCGCGGCAGGAGGCCGATCTTGCCCGCGCCGAGCTGGCGAGCGAGCAGCGGCGCGCCGAGCAGTCCCGGCTGCAGAGTGAGCACGAGGCATCCAGCGCGGCGCAGCGAGCGGAGATGGCCCGGGCCACGCTCGCCGAGACGCGCCGCCAGGCGGAGGTGGACGCCGCACGACTGGCCGAGGCAAGGCGGAAGATCGACGACCTCGGTGCGGCGGCTGACCGGCTGGCCGAGCAGGTGGCCGCGCTTGCCGAGAGCGTCGCGGACGCCGAGCGCGCCTTGAGCCGAGCGGGTGAAGAACGTGCGGAAGTCGTCGCGCGGCTGGCGGAAGAGACGGCGTCGCTCAACGAGCGGCGTGCTGCGGTGGTGAGCGTGGACCGCGAGCGCACTGGGCTGCTGGCGTCGATCGAGAGCGACGAGCGTCGCGTGGAATCGGTGCGTGACGAACTGGAACGGCTCGCGTCGCGGATCGGCGCTCTCGAGGGCGAAGCCGCGAACCTGCGCCGCGAAGCCGATGCGCTGGAAACGGCGACGAGGCGGCGCGAGGCGCGCGCCGCGGAACTCGAGACGGAACTGCTGCGGCGTGATGACTCCTCGGCCTCGCTGTCGGAGGGCCGCCGCGTCGTGGCGGAGCGACTTGCGGAGCGCGAGCAGCACCACGTGCGGCTCGACAGCCGGCGGCAGACGCTTGAAGAAATGCTCGCGGCCCGCGCGGGGCTGGGCGAGGCGGTGCGGGCGGTGCTGGCACGGCGCGAGCGCGGCGAGGGTTTCACGGGTGTGATCGCGCCGCTCGCCGACTTGGTGGAGACTTCGCCGGAGCACGCCGCAGCGGTCGAGGCCGCGCTGGGGCCGGCGCTGCAGGCGCTGGTGGTTGAGACGGTGTCTTCGCTGCCGCGCCCTGAGGAACTCGCCACGCTGCCCGGCCGCGTGACGTTCGTCCCGATCGCGCGGATCGGCCCGATGCCGGCCCGCAAGTCGCCCGGCGCGGCGGACGGCGCGTTCGAGCGCGTCGTACCGCTGCGCACGGTCGTGCGTGCTCGTGGCGGTCTCGAGAGCGAGCGCACCGAGGCTCTCCTCGACCGCCTGCTCGGCGATGCGTACCTCGTGCCTGACCTGGACTCGGCGGTGCTGCTCGCCGCGGGACCGCTCGCGGGATGCCGAATGGTGACGCGCGACGGTTCGGCACTGGAGCCGGACGGGCGTGTCGTCGCCGGTCCGCGGGCGGCGTCCGAGGGCGTGCTGCAGCAGCGCAGCGAACTGACTCGCCTGGAGGCGGAACTGGACGAATCGGCGGCGGGCCTGGCACGGGAACGAGCCGCGCTGGAGCGGGTCGATGCCGAGGCCGCCGCGCTCAACGCCGTGCGCACGGAACTTCGTCAGTCGCTGGCGAACGAGCAGCGGCAACTTGCCTCGGAGCAGTCCCGCCTGGACCGCCTGCGGACCGAGGCGGCGCGTCTCGAACGCGAGCGGCAGGGCGCTGCGGAGGAGGCGGACCGAGCGCGTGAACGACTCGCCCGCATCGAGCGAGATCGGGCCGCGCTGCGCGAGCGGGCGGAGATGCTGGCGCGCCTGCACGACGACCAGGCGGCGGAGGCCGAACGCCTCGAAGCGGAAGTCGCCCGCACGCAGGCGCTGCGGGACGCGATCGGCGAGCGGATCGGGTCGGCAAGGGTCGAGATCGGGCGTGTCGGCGAGCAGTTGGCGGCGGCACGGCGCGAGCACAGCCGCGTTCAACTCGCCCGCGATGACGCCGAGCGGCAGGTGCGCGACGTCGAGCAGCACCTTGCGCGTGTGCGGGCACGGGTCGCGGACCTGGAGCGTGAGATCGACGACGCCGGGGGGCGCGAGGCGGATGCTCGCGCGGAAGCGGAACGCCTCCTCGCCGAATGCGAGCGGACAACGGCGAGTCTCGCGGAAGCGGACGCCCGGGCGTCCGAACTGGGCGAGGCGCTGGGGGTTGCGCGGCAGCGGGCGCACGCCGTGGAGCGCGACTGGCACAGCGTCGAGGTCGCCCGGCGCGAGGTGGAGGTCAAGCGTGAGAACATCGAGGAGCGAGCCCAGGAGGATCTCGGCATCGACCTGAACGCCGAGTACGCCGACTACCGCGCCGTGATGGAGCCGGGCGACGTGGCGCGCGTGGACCAGTCCGAGGCTTCGGCTCGCATCGACGCGCTGCGTGAGGAGATTCGTCGGCTGGGGAACGTGAACCTCGACGCGATCGAGGAAGAGACGCAGTTGGAGGGCCGGAACGAGGAACTCTCGCGGCAGGTGGCCGACATCGACGAGGCGTGTGTGAAGCTGCGCGAGTTGATCGACCGGCTGAACGTGGCGAGCCGGGAGCGATTCGCGGAGGCGTTCGAGCGCATCACGCGCGAGTTCGCGGGGCAGGAGGGCATGTTCCGACGGCTGTTCGGCGGCGGCAGCGCGGAACTGCGGCTGATGCCGCTCGTCAAGACCGTCGACGGCCCGGACGGCCCGCGGAAGGTGGAGACCGACGAGATCGACCTGCTCGAGAGCGGCATCGAGATCGTCGCCAAGCCGCCGGGCAAGCAGCCGCGCACCATCAGCCAGCTCTCCGGCGGCGAGAAGACGCTGACCGCGGTGGCTCTGCTGATGTCCATTTTCCGCAGCAAGCCGAGTTGCTTCTGCATTCTCGACGAGGTGGACGCCGCGCTCGACGACGCCAACGTCGGCCGGTACTGCGAGGTCGTCCGGCAGTTCACCGATCGCTCGCACTTCATTGTCATCACGCACAACAAGCGAACGATGCAGGCCGCGGATCGCCTGTACGGCGTGACGATGCAGGAACGTGGCGTCTCGACTCGCGTGAGCGTGAAGTTCGAGCAGACGGGCGGACGGGTGCAGGCCGAGGGCGCACCCGCGGCCGCCGAGGTGAAGACGAACGGCGCGATCTCGAACGGCGATGCCACGCCGCTGCGTCGCGCCCTCGGCGTGATGCGCGAGGCACGCGAAGCCTCGACAGTCGAGCGCTCGTAGACGGGCCTACTCCGACCGGCGGGCAAGGTCGCCGCGCTGCCACGCGCGGATGACCGCCCCCGCGACCTCGTCGCACGCCTTCGGGGCGGAGTCGCCGGCGCAGTTTGTCGCTACGAGCACGGCGAAATCCTTCTCCGGCGCGGCCCAGACCACGCAGAACCACATCGTGTTGCTTCCGGCGTGCGTGAGCGTGCTCCCCCCCGCCCAAGGCCGAGCCGGCGTCCCCCACCCCATCGCGTACGACTGGGCGTCGGCGTCCTCGTGCATGGCGGCGAAGGAGTCGGGCTTGAGCAGCAGGCCCCGCTCGCCGCGCGCGCCGGCGAGGTGCAGTCGCACGAACTTCGCCCAGTCCGCGAGGGAGGCGTGGACGGTCCCGGCCGGCGCGAGCACGGCCGGGTTGTCCGCGCGCGGCCCCGGCTCGACGGGCGTCCACGAGTCGCCCGTGCGGCGGTGCGCGCGCGGCTGGTCGATCCTGCCTGCGTTGCCGGGCGGTCCGAAGCCGGCCGAGCCCATCTCGAGCGGGGCGAAGACGCGCTCGCGGACCAGGTCTTCCCACGCCCTGCCCGTGACGCGCTCGCACATCGCGCCGGCGATGATGTACCCGGCGTTGGAGTAGTGCATCGCGGAACCGGGCTGGACCTCGGGCGCGTCGGCGA is part of the Synechococcales cyanobacterium CNB genome and encodes:
- the smc gene encoding chromosome segregation protein SMC, whose product is MRLVRLTLNGFKSFADATEFTFDESITGIVGPNGCGKSNVVDAVKWVLGERSSKSLRGKEMIDVIFAGSAGRKPAGMASVTLTFENPEVVGAPVAAGDGELIAVAAVGDEDNPDDPDDPAGDEGVSVIDARLRGRRSLPIDADVVEVERRLYRDGTSQYLINGRRARLRDIRELFLDTGVGADAYSIIEQGKVDAMLLASPQERRTVFEEAAGIARYKQRRVESERRLERSQANLSLTREQLESTERRLRIVRGQAAKARRFRELDDELRALRAAVAFDQYDDLRQRLDGLTSRLTDLEGKREEAIEKVRHYEAARQEADLARAELASEQRRAEQSRLQSEHEASSAAQRAEMARATLAETRRQAEVDAARLAEARRKIDDLGAAADRLAEQVAALAESVADAERALSRAGEERAEVVARLAEETASLNERRAAVVSVDRERTGLLASIESDERRVESVRDELERLASRIGALEGEAANLRREADALETATRRREARAAELETELLRRDDSSASLSEGRRVVAERLAEREQHHVRLDSRRQTLEEMLAARAGLGEAVRAVLARRERGEGFTGVIAPLADLVETSPEHAAAVEAALGPALQALVVETVSSLPRPEELATLPGRVTFVPIARIGPMPARKSPGAADGAFERVVPLRTVVRARGGLESERTEALLDRLLGDAYLVPDLDSAVLLAAGPLAGCRMVTRDGSALEPDGRVVAGPRAASEGVLQQRSELTRLEAELDESAAGLARERAALERVDAEAAALNAVRTELRQSLANEQRQLASEQSRLDRLRTEAARLERERQGAAEEADRARERLARIERDRAALRERAEMLARLHDDQAAEAERLEAEVARTQALRDAIGERIGSARVEIGRVGEQLAAARREHSRVQLARDDAERQVRDVEQHLARVRARVADLEREIDDAGGREADARAEAERLLAECERTTASLAEADARASELGEALGVARQRAHAVERDWHSVEVARREVEVKRENIEERAQEDLGIDLNAEYADYRAVMEPGDVARVDQSEASARIDALREEIRRLGNVNLDAIEEETQLEGRNEELSRQVADIDEACVKLRELIDRLNVASRERFAEAFERITREFAGQEGMFRRLFGGGSAELRLMPLVKTVDGPDGPRKVETDEIDLLESGIEIVAKPPGKQPRTISQLSGGEKTLTAVALLMSIFRSKPSCFCILDEVDAALDDANVGRYCEVVRQFTDRSHFIVITHNKRTMQAADRLYGVTMQERGVSTRVSVKFEQTGGRVQAEGAPAAAEVKTNGAISNGDATPLRRALGVMREAREASTVERS
- a CDS encoding beta-lactamase family protein, with translation MAQRGSGNLWGVCSSSEPTAGACQDLSRGLVMNQAMDGGRRMALRIVLVFLCILGQSVFAQDWTLAAELNARRSQHGLPALAAAVIVEGEIVALEAVGVRAAGSEQPVSRDDLWHLGSCTKAMTATLCGVLVEEGLLRWDSTVGEVFADQIDTIHEGWRGVTLAQFLRHRSGLAEDRRPDSLHARLWTLTGPMIDRRRRVVELAFADAPEVQPGSAMHYSNAGYIIAGAMCERVTGRAWEDLVRERVFAPLEMGSAGFGPPGNAGRIDQPRAHRRTGDSWTPVEPGPRADNPAVLAPAGTVHASLADWAKFVRLHLAGARGERGLLLKPDSFAAMHEDADAQSYAMGWGTPARPWAGGSTLTHAGSNTMWFCVVWAAPEKDFAVLVATNCAGDSAPKACDEVAGAVIRAWQRGDLARRSE